From Longimicrobium sp., one genomic window encodes:
- a CDS encoding tripartite tricarboxylate transporter substrate-binding protein, translating to MRVFDVVEPVASRRSVLALGALAGGLARAGGSALAADYPTRPVRIIVPYTPGGTTDIATRLVADPLSKALGQPVVVENKPGANSIVGAAAAASSPPDGHTIVMVLPAHAANATLQAGKMPFDPVAGFSPVSLVVQAPLVLAGSKRVPARTLREFLDYAKRNPGKVNYGSSGIGATAHLAMELLKLRTGVRMEHIPYRGTQPALQDLMAGNIGLL from the coding sequence ATGAGGGTCTTCGACGTGGTGGAGCCTGTCGCGTCCCGCCGTTCGGTACTGGCGCTGGGCGCCCTCGCCGGCGGCTTGGCGAGAGCGGGCGGCAGTGCCTTGGCTGCGGACTACCCGACGCGGCCGGTCAGGATCATCGTCCCCTACACGCCGGGAGGCACCACCGACATCGCCACGCGCCTCGTCGCCGACCCGCTGTCCAAGGCGCTAGGGCAGCCGGTGGTCGTCGAGAACAAGCCAGGCGCGAACAGCATCGTGGGCGCGGCCGCGGCCGCGTCGAGCCCGCCCGACGGCCACACGATCGTCATGGTGCTCCCCGCGCACGCGGCGAACGCGACGCTGCAGGCCGGGAAGATGCCCTTCGACCCGGTCGCGGGCTTCTCGCCGGTGTCGCTGGTGGTGCAGGCGCCGCTGGTCCTGGCCGGCAGCAAGCGGGTGCCCGCGCGGACGCTCCGGGAGTTCCTCGACTACGCCAAGCGGAACCCGGGCAAGGTCAACTACGGCTCGAGCGGGATCGGCGCCACCGCCCACCTCGCCATGGAGCTGCTCAAGCTGCGGACCGGCGTGCGGATGGAGCACATCCCCTACCGCGGCACGCAGCCGGCGCTGCAGGACCTCATGGCGGGCAACATCGGGCTGCTGTAG